A part of Aspergillus flavus chromosome 1, complete sequence genomic DNA contains:
- a CDS encoding DASH complex subunit Dad2-domain-containing protein has translation MTYTSRPTSMLPSVSSTGSSFRQPSTHHAAPQQQLSALAARIASKKAELDNLKQLREMSGALAMQMQVLEEKIGTLKDGTEAVACVLANWDNVLRSISMASTEAVNVQRPTVQNPNTLSEGDKSVDTPMPATLVRIPADQAASARE, from the exons ATGACCTACACGTCGCGACCTACATCAATGCTTCCGTCAGTGTCTTCTACAGGCTCATCTTTTCGCCAGCCAAGTACTCATCATGCTGCGCCCCAGCAGCAATTGTCGGCCCTGGCTGCCCGGATTGcgtcgaagaaggccgagCTAGATAATCTGAAGCAACTCCGTGAGATGAGTGGTGCGCTAGCGATGCAAATGCAAGTCTTAGAAGAGAAGATAGGGACGCTTAAGGATGGCACAGAAG CTGTTGCCTGCGTTCTTGCTAACTGGGACAATGTTCTACGGTCGATTAGCATGGCCTCCA CAGAAGCTGTAAATGTTCAAAGACCGACGGTGCAAAATCCAAACACCTTGTCTGAGGGTGATAAATCAGTTGATACTCCCATGCCTGCGACTCTAGTCCGAATACCAGCAGATCAAGCAGCATCGGCGAGAGAGTAA